The bacterium nucleotide sequence CTCTCACGATGCGTCAGAACTCAATGACGAAGGTCAAACGATGCGTCCCTTCCAGGTACGCATGGCTCGCCCACGCGTAGTCGAACTGGTACGTGTTGGCGCCGAGGTCGCCCCCGAGCCCGAAGCCCGCCGTCAGGCCCTGCTGCGAGTTTTCCTGGAAGAGGGTCTGGTAGCCCAGGCGGAGCGAGAACAGATCGTGCCAGCACCACTCGACGCCCAGGTTCGCGCTCTCGGAGTTGTCGTTGGGGTGGAGGGCGTCGACGACCACCAGGAAGCTGTTGTCGTCGTCCAGGACGTAGGGCAACGCCACGCCCAGGCGGAACAGGATCGGTACCGGGAAACGGTCGGTGGACTGCTCGCCGGGCAGGGAGCTGTTGTCGCCGTGGACATCCGGATCCTCGTCGTACTGGATGGCCAGGTCACGGCCGGTGTATTGCCCCTGGGTGCCCAGGTTCGACAGGCAGAAGCCGATGCTCGCGCCGCCCGAGGACAGGCGGTAATGCGTGCCCGCGTTGAAGGTCAGCATCTGGCTGGTCGTGTGCCAGATGCGCTCGCTGACGAAGTTGGTCTGGATCCCCGCCGAGAAGCGGCTGGTGATCCGGCGCCCGTAGCCCAGGCCCAGGGCGACGTCGCCCACGTTGTACCGCTCGCCGGTGCCCAGGGGATGGTCCACGGTGCGCACGTCGATGTCGCCGGAATTGAGCGCCGTGATGCTGACGAAGACGTTGCTCCCGCCGCCCACCGGCAGCAGGGCCGCCGCGTAGTCGTAGCTGATGTCCGCGAACCAGAAGCTGTGGGTGAACTGGACCTCGGCGGACGTCGGCAGGCCGATCACACCCGTGTTGTAGTAGGCGGTCTCGATGCCTCCGGCGAGACCCACGCCGGCGTTGCCCAGCGCGGCGTGGCGGCCGCTCGGCTCGATGCGCAGGAACTGACCGATGGTGGTCCCGACCTTGGACTGGGCGTGGGCCTGCCCGCCCCAGAGGACCGTCATCGTCAGGATCGCCAGCACAACTCTCTTCATGTCGCTCCTCGCGCTCACTTGATGACCGCGAACTTGCCCGTGTATTCCCGCGCCCCGGCGGTGCGCACGTGGAAGATGTAGAGCCCGGGCGCCACGTCCAGGTTGTCCCTGGTCCGCAGGTCCCAGGCCACATAGCCTTCCATGGAGCCATCGTGCCGCAGTATCTGCACCAGTTCGCCGCGCACGTTGTAGATGCGGATCACGCAGCTCGCGGGCAGGCCCCGGAACTCGAGACGGCGCTCGCCGCGCCCGGAGGTCGCGTACCGCTCTGGTTCGAAGCTGGCCGAGCCGATGTACGGGTTCGGCACGACGTAGGGCGCGAGCTCGCCCTCGGCCGCGGCCTGGTCCAGGCGGGCCCCCGAGGTGGTGAAGACGAAGACATCGTCCGCCCCGAAGGGGCGCGTCAGGCGCAGCGTGTAGTCGTCGCCGCTCGCCGGGGGCTGCGTCGGCGCGGGCGTTTCGCCAGACAGTCGGAAGCGCCAGGTCGCCCAGGGCACGCCCGGCTGTTCATCCAGGTACGTCACCACGTCCACCACGTCGTCGGGGCCGCTGATGGTCCCGTTGCCGTCCACGTCCCGGAAACGGAAGTCCATGGGCGTCTCGCCATCGTCCGCCAGGGCCGTGACGGTGAACCTGGCCGGCCGCGCCGGCCAGAAGGCCATGGCGATGGAGGTGTCGACGACGGTATCCGCGAAACGGATGACGATGTCGTCGGGGAAGCCGGGCCGCAGGCGGTTGATGGGCAGGACGTACTGGTAGATGGCCGAAAGCCGCGCGTCGGTGCCGCTGTCGGCCGTGAAGCCCGAGTTCACGTCGTCGGGACCGACGACCGGCGGCGTCGCGACCACCGGCAGCAGACCGGCGCCCACTGAGCCGATCCCCTGGCCGTCGAGATCCCGGCCCTCATCGAACACCACCTCCCCGGTGGCGTTGTCGGTCAGGGCGTAGCTCACGGCGCGCAGGCTGTCGGGCGACGGCGTGGCGAACGTGATCTTGAATTCGTGTCCATCGGGAACGATGTCCGAATTCACGACCTCGACGAGGATGTTTCCGGATCCGCGACCGGCCACCTGCGTGGCCGTGTCCGCTCTGGCGGGCACGTACCCCAGTGCGCGGGGATTGGGCCGCACGGCCACCACGTTGGGCGGCAGTACGAGCCCGCCTCGCGGGGTCCGCGAGGGCGCGATGGCGTTCTCCGACGGGTAGAAGTCGAAACTGTCGGAGCCGTAGTCGTAGGCCGTGATGGCGTAGTAGTACTGCTGGCCGTTGGTCACGCTGTAGTCGGTCCAGGTGTGGGTGATGCCGCTGTTGGTCCCGAGATAGTATGCGACGCCGTCCACGGTCTGGGTCGAGAAGCCGCTGCGATCGTTGTCCAGGTCGAACTGGGCGATGGGCCGACCGTTGCCGAGCGGGCCGGTGCCCGTGCCGGTGGTGATCACCTGGGGATCGACGAAGTCCGGGTCGGTGGCGCGGTAGATGCGGTAGCCCTCGAAGTCGAACTCGCCGGTGACGGGATCGGCGCCGCGCTCGGCCACGTCGTCCCAGGACATCCGCACGAAGCCGTCGCCGCTCTCGGCCGTCAGTGTCGGCATGGGCGGCGGAACGGCGAAGCGGTAGTTGGCATCGTAGATCCGCTGGACCGTCTGCACGTTGCGGCGCAGCTCCTCCAGGTCGGCGCCGTAGGCCAGGGCCAGGCTGAAGCGTTCGGTCGTGCCGGCCGCCAGCTTGAAGGGCCCGGACGCGAACAGGAAGCCGATGTTGTAGTTGGAGGCCAGCGGCTCTCCGAAACGCACCTCCGGATCCGGATCGGTGAACTGCTCGTACAGGCGCTGGGGCCAGTTGTTGCTGTCGGTGAAGAAGAGGATGCCGTCGGTTTCCTGGTCCGGGTTGCCCGCGCCCGCGCGGATGCGGTTGATCCGGAAGCCGGTCAGTCCGATCTGGTCGGATTCGTTGAGGTCGGTCCCGTCGAAGTTGGGCTCGCCTTCTGTCGGCATGCCGTCGCCCTCGCCGGTGTCGCCTGTGTCCTCCAGGCCGTCGGCGCCCACGTCGTGGCCCTCGGCGGTCCAGTCCAGGTCCTCGTCCCCGGTCCACCATGAACCCGCCACGTAGGCCGGCATCTCCGTCAGGGGCCCGTAGGAGGCCTCGAAACTCGTCAGGTCGTAGTTGGCCGCCACGTAGTCGGCGATGGCCTGCTGGCCCACGATCGGCGCGCCGGGCCCGCCGTCGCGACGCTCGTCCGTGAAGCCGTCCTCGTCGTTGTCGACGCCGTCGTACGGGTTGCCGGGCGTCTCCATGTAGGCGTAGCCCAGGTAGCCGGTACGGGCGCAGGAGCTGTTCAGGTCGCGGCCGTGTCCGTAACGGTCCCAGGTGTAGACCAGGTTGATCACCTGGTCGTCGAAGGTCCGGTCGAAGTATGCGTTGTCATCGTCGGACTCGTAGATGCCGTCGCAACTCAGGGTCGAGCCGCCCACGCCCGAGTCCATGTAGAGGCCGAAGACGATGTTGTCGTCGTAGTCGGTGGTGCCCTCGTTGGTGATGTCGTAGTGCCAGAAGATCACGTTGCGAGCCTGCGGGTTGGCCCACTGGAAGCCGCGCACCTCGATGCGCAGGCCGAGGCCGTTGCGCGTCGAGTCGCGGGCGTCGGGGAAGAAGTTCCAGGCGTCGTAGTAGTCGTCGTCGACGACCATGTAGCTCTCCTGGTCCGCGACGATCAGCTTGCCGAAGTAGCCGTTCCAGCTGGCGGGCCAGCCCGGGTCGTCGGGATCGTCCAGGCGGTCGGGCCACGAATCGGGCCACGTGCGCAGGTCGTTGCTGAGCGCGGGAGAACGGCCGGGGTTCAGCGAGGGATCGGACTGGAAGTAGCCGGGGCGCGGCTCGAAGCGCATGTCGCGATTGTTGTAGGGGCTGATCCCCTGCCGCTCGCGGAAGCCGGTTTCCATGATGTACGACTCCACGCCGTTGGCCTGGACGATCTTCGCCAGCACGAAGGGGGTGATGCCGTCGCTGTAGTTCATGCCGCTGCCCTTGGGCACCTCGGCCGAATGGAAGACGCTCAGGTCGACGCCGACGGGGTCCGCCGGATAGTCGCCCACCATCCCGTAGTTCCAGTAGATCGTGCGCATGTTGTTGGCGTCGTGCTGGCCCGATCGCTCGTAGTTGTGGCGTCCCCTCTGCTCGATCGGAACAGGCGTGGGGACGTCGGCGACCGCAGCCAGGGCGAACGCCAGCGCCGCCAGGGCCGCCGCCGGCACCACCGACCGCATCCGCGCCCGCGTCCTGGTATCCTGGCTCTGCATCCTTTCATGCCTCCGTAGCCGTCTCATGACGCCCCTCCCCAGATCCTCACGCCGATCTCGATCCGGCGCGGCGGAAAGAACCAGGTCGGATTCGCGAGCGAGGCGCGGTCCACCTCGGGAAACCGCGAGTAGTAGGGACTGCCCGTGTCGGAATAGATGTTGCCGTTGAAGTAGCGCGCGTCGAACAGGTTGAAGACGCGGGCGAAGAGATTGGCTCCGGCGCCCAGGTTCTTCTCCATGCGCAGGTCGACGATCATCGCGGCCGGCTTGCGGCCGGAGTTGGTCTCTAGCCCGTGGCCATGGCCGCGTTCGATGACCGGCGTGTAGGGATGGCCGCTGACCAGGCGGAGCACCGAGCTCACGTTGTAGGTGTCGGGCCCGCCGAGCGACGCGGTCAGGTTCAGGGTGTGGCGCTGGTCCCAGTTGAAGGGCACCAGGCGCGGCTGGGCATCCTCGTTGTTGGTGGCCCGCACAAAGGTCTCGTAGGGATCGCTGCTGTTGCCCATGGCCCGCTGCCACGTGTAGTCGAGCGAGACGCTGGCGGGACCGAGGCGCCGATTGTCGAGTCCCAGGGTGATGCCGAAGACGCTGCCGAAGTCGACGTTGGTCAGCCTCGCGTAGGGCACGCCCATGTAGGTGTCGACGAACTCCACGCCCAGCAGATCGCGGATGTCCTTGTAGAAGGCCGTCAGCTCCACGCCGAAGTCCTTGTTGAGGACGTGCTTGTAGCCCACCTCGTACTGGACGGTCTGCTCGGGCCTCACGTCCGGGTTGCCGAGCACGCCGATGCGGCTCTCGGCGCCGGCCTGGAGGTTCGCCACGACGTCGTAGTTCGCGTTGTTGAACATCGTGCCGATGGCCGGGAACTGGCGGAAGTGACCGTAGGCGAAGTGGATCGCGGCGTAGTCCTCGATGGGATAGGCGATGCCGATGCGCGGGGAGACCGACACCTTGGTGCTCGCGTCCACGGGATACGAGAGGGGCGCCCCCTCGATGGCGTTCGCCGGATTGGCGAGATCGCTGGGGACCGTCGCGCGCGCGTCGAAGTACTCGAGGCGCATCCCCACGCGCACGGTAATGTCGGGATACTCCATCTGATCCTGCACGTAGGCGGCGCCCATCACCGGGCGGTAGGTCTGCACGGGCAGGTAGGAGGGCGGATAGTCGATGTAGCGCGTCAGGTGCTCGACCACCTGCCCGTCCACGCTGTCGCTGGTGAAGACCAGGTGGCCGGGCGTGCCGAACGCGACCTTCGGCGCGCTGACCTCGACGCCCGTCTTGACCTGGTGCTCGTGCGAGACCTGGCTGACCACCGACCCCTTGAAGACCCAGTCGTCGGTCCGCTGGAAGAAACGGGTGAAGTCGTAGCCCTCGACGACGGCCCCGAGCTCGTAGTTCTCTGTGCCCTGGGCGGCGCCCGCCGAATCGTAGCGGGCGTCGTAGACGTCGGAGAAGGCGAAGTCCTCGTACTTGACATAGTTCTCGCGAAGGCTCAGGTCCATGAACGTGGCCTCGCCGAAGGCGTGGGTCACGTCCAGGCCGTGGGAGATGGAGAAGCGCTCCTGCTTGGAGAGCCCGTCGGGATTGAGGCGGTAGCCCCAGTCGGTCCGGCGGCTCCGGTTGAAGCCGGCCAGCGCCTGGTAGTTGAGCTTGGTGTTCCCGAGCGAGGTGTTGGTCAACTTGACCACGCCGCTCCATTCCTTGTTGTAGCCCAGCGGCACGGACGCGCCGTCGCCGGTCGGATTGAAGTCCAGCGTCGCGAAGGAGTTGTTGTCGGTGGGCAGGAAGAGCCGCTCGGCGTAGATGTAGTCGTTGAAGACGTAGCGCCGGCCGCTCACCAGGAAGACCGTGTCGGACAGCGGCGCGGGTCCGCTGGCCGAGATCTGGTAGTTCTGGATTCCCGTGGGGCGGATCTCGTCGTCGATGCGCCGGGCCTCGGCGCGGCCGGGAAAGACGAAGCCGCCGGCAAAGGCCTCGCCGCTCCAGGCGAAGTCCTCTGTGCCCTGCTTCAGCACCGCGTTGACGACGCCGCTCATGGCCTGGCCGTACTCCGCATCGAAGGTGCCGCTGATGACCTGCACCTCCTGCAGCAGCGACCGGTCGACGGTGACCGTGGACTCGTTGTTG carries:
- a CDS encoding PorV/PorQ family protein encodes the protein MKRVVLAILTMTVLWGGQAHAQSKVGTTIGQFLRIEPSGRHAALGNAGVGLAGGIETAYYNTGVIGLPTSAEVQFTHSFWFADISYDYAAALLPVGGGSNVFVSITALNSGDIDVRTVDHPLGTGERYNVGDVALGLGYGRRITSRFSAGIQTNFVSERIWHTTSQMLTFNAGTHYRLSSGGASIGFCLSNLGTQGQYTGRDLAIQYDEDPDVHGDNSSLPGEQSTDRFPVPILFRLGVALPYVLDDDNSFLVVVDALHPNDNSESANLGVEWCWHDLFSLRLGYQTLFQENSQQGLTAGFGLGGDLGANTYQFDYAWASHAYLEGTHRLTFVIEF
- a CDS encoding TonB-dependent receptor, with the translated sequence MSRPAWTTAGRWIAAVPLVAFALCCALAPLPAFGGTTGRIAGRVVDDAGQPVTAATIVLVGTRLGAYADAEGEYSILNVSPGVYDLKIGRLGFESVLIRDVRVTSDRTTRQDVRMGETTLQTAEVVITAERPPVELGLTSSQATLTHKDIEALPVQGLDDVVNLQAGVVDGHFRGGRTGEVQYQVDGVSVNNAFNNESTVTVDRSLLQEVQVISGTFDAEYGQAMSGVVNAVLKQGTEDFAWSGEAFAGGFVFPGRAEARRIDDEIRPTGIQNYQISASGPAPLSDTVFLVSGRRYVFNDYIYAERLFLPTDNNSFATLDFNPTGDGASVPLGYNKEWSGVVKLTNTSLGNTKLNYQALAGFNRSRRTDWGYRLNPDGLSKQERFSISHGLDVTHAFGEATFMDLSLRENYVKYEDFAFSDVYDARYDSAGAAQGTENYELGAVVEGYDFTRFFQRTDDWVFKGSVVSQVSHEHQVKTGVEVSAPKVAFGTPGHLVFTSDSVDGQVVEHLTRYIDYPPSYLPVQTYRPVMGAAYVQDQMEYPDITVRVGMRLEYFDARATVPSDLANPANAIEGAPLSYPVDASTKVSVSPRIGIAYPIEDYAAIHFAYGHFRQFPAIGTMFNNANYDVVANLQAGAESRIGVLGNPDVRPEQTVQYEVGYKHVLNKDFGVELTAFYKDIRDLLGVEFVDTYMGVPYARLTNVDFGSVFGITLGLDNRRLGPASVSLDYTWQRAMGNSSDPYETFVRATNNEDAQPRLVPFNWDQRHTLNLTASLGGPDTYNVSSVLRLVSGHPYTPVIERGHGHGLETNSGRKPAAMIVDLRMEKNLGAGANLFARVFNLFDARYFNGNIYSDTGSPYYSRFPEVDRASLANPTWFFPPRRIEIGVRIWGGAS